A window from Vulpes vulpes isolate BD-2025 chromosome 9, VulVul3, whole genome shotgun sequence encodes these proteins:
- the SERTM1 gene encoding serine-rich and transmembrane domain-containing protein 1 has translation MSEPDSSSVFSGNVENGTFLELFPTSLSTSVDPSSGHLSNVYIYVSIFLSLLAFLLLLLIIALQRLKNIISSSSSYPEYPSDAGSSFTNLEVCSISSQRSTFSNLSS, from the coding sequence ATGTCTGAACCTGACTCTTCATCTGTATTTTCGGGTAACGTGGAGAATGGAACTTTCCTTGAGCTATTTCCCACATCCCTCTCCACATCAGTGGACCCTTCCTCAGGCCACCTGTCAAATGTCTACATCTATGTGTCCATATTCCTCAGCCTTTTAGcatttctgcttctgcttttAATCATTGCCCTCCAGAGGCTCAAAAATATcatctcctccagctcctcctacCCGGAGTATCCAAGCGATGCTGGAAGTTCTTTCACCAACTTGGAAGTCTGTAGTATTTCCTCTCAAAGGTCCACTTTCTCAAACCTTTCCTCATGA